From a region of the Cyprinus carpio isolate SPL01 chromosome B21, ASM1834038v1, whole genome shotgun sequence genome:
- the LOC109060619 gene encoding LOW QUALITY PROTEIN: sphingomyelin phosphodiesterase 4 (The sequence of the model RefSeq protein was modified relative to this genomic sequence to represent the inferred CDS: deleted 1 base in 1 codon) — MAAPALQQPSYLLANLKADWTNKPLHQRCHELSKIIDDYPAKELHAIFPWLVESVFGSLDGILSGWNLRFLQARSAEYNIAMDFLDPSGAMMKCVYKLQAEEYKYEFPVSYLPGPIKSSIHAGVLPDCPLFHNKIQFPTSGLLLLNPFEYYMFSFASSLIAPKNYPPGQHGSCSDSAYFVLVDTYLKYFLPTEGNVPPSPFSDPRGTVASPAPRSPSVPYVGYGGHSTSLLKRHITHQPSVNADPAAQEIWRSETLLQVFVEMWLHHYSLEMYQKLQSPQVKLALLQYRLSMSSMLCQPPAPPGSGTLHTYQEPFTPSEEHVLVVRLLVKHLHAFSSSLKQESISSSPSAHSHSSPMEELKRVVVQRFVQQKLYVFLQHCFGHWPLDASFRAVLETWLSYIQPWRYTGEKNMQADIQNRTVPDKWASFVQENLLMYTKLFQGFLNRAMRTDLVNAKNALMVFRVSKVFVQPNLSEMIQKAEQLFLEPEHAILQRQNRVFLTPSHGGSFLSSRQPVGTDSVFKVKSHVYSLEGQDCQYNLMFGPDLRKNVLKLMQIIAQARQTAKRISDHSTEMAANNSFLSWFGVGSSDHNNTFTGGEMDDMGEGMRKTHEFLDKALDYLCQIFRLNAGQLSQLMDNVASVDDEGASKQLPDCIPSENGLVLTDLGRLQIINGLRRFEIEYHGDPELQPIRSYENAFLVRLMFQISSFINARFGDHMEALCSRQDLLGSIGRHYLSSSSKVAEQRWKSPVTRRMRDHPQRARLSLRVLAACCSTLLILLVYVLFLLLCFCALSSTGLVLIVSFLYELLLNFFHKKLKTQ, encoded by the exons ATGGCTGCACCTGCACTGCAACAGCCCAGTTATCTTCTG GCCAATTTAAAGGCAGACTGGACCAATAAACCTCTTCATCAAAGATGTCACGAGTTGAGCAAAATCATAGACGATTACCCTGCAAAG GAGCTGCATGCAATCTTTCCCTGGTTGGTGGAGAGTGTGTTCGGGAGCCTGGATGGAATCCTTAGTGGCTGGAACCTGAGGTTTCTGCAGGCTCGCTCGGCAGAGTACAACATTGCCATGGACTTCCTGGACCcaag TGGTGCTATGATGAAATGTGTGTACAAACTACAAGCTGAGGAGTACAAGTATGAGTTTCCAGTCAGTTATCTGCCG GGTCCTATAAAGTCATCCATTCATGCTGGGGTTCTGCCAGACTGCCCTCTGTTTCACAATAAAATCCAGTTCCCCACGTCAGGCCTTCTATTGCTCA ATCCTTTTGAATATTATATGTTCAGCTTTGCCTCCAGTCTCATTGCACCAAAG AACTACCCTCCAGGGCAGCATGGGAGTTGCTCAGATAGCGCATACTTTGTGCTTGTCGACACCTACCTCAAGTACTTTCTCCCTACAGAGGGCAATGTGCCTCCATCACCTTTCTCGGACCCCAGGGGAACTGTGGCCTCTCCTGCTCCAAG GTCTCCCAGTGTTCCTTATGTTGGATATGGTGGTCACAGCACTAGTTTGTTGAAGCGTCATATTACCCATCAGCCCTCAGTCAACGCTGACCCTGCTGCTCAAGAGATCTGGAGATCAGAGACACTATTGCAG GTGTTTGTGGAAATGTGGCTCCATCACTATTCTCTGGAGATGTACCAGAAGCTGCAATCTCCTCAGGTGAAG CTGGCGTTGTTGCAGTACCGCCTCAGTATGTCCAGCATGCTGTGCCAACCCCCCGCCCCACCAGGCTCTGGGACCCTCCACACATACCAA GAGCCCTTTACGCCTTCAGAGGAGCACGTCCTTGTTGTGCGTCTCCTGGTCAAGCATCTGCATGCCTTCTCCAGCAGCCTGAAGCAGGAGTCAATCTCCTCCTCACCCTCTGCCCACTCCCACagcagtccaatggaagagctcAAGCG TGTGGTGGTACAGAGGTTTGTCCAGCAAAAGCTGTATGTCTTCCTACAACACTGCTTTGGTCACTGGCCTTTGGACGCCTCATTCAGAGCG gtACTAGAGACATGGCTTAGTTACATTCAGCCCTGGAGatacactggagaaaaaaacatgcaagcagACATCCAGAACCGAACCGTTCCCGAcaaatg GGCCTCATTTGTGCAGGAGAATCTGCTTATGTACACTAAGCTTTTCCAGGGCTTCTTGAATCGAGCCATGCGCACAGACTTGGTTAATGCCAAAAACGCCCTGATGGTCTTTAGGGTCTCCAAAGTCTTTGTTCAACCAAACCTGTCAGAGATGATCCAGAAGG CCGAGCAGTTATTCTTGGAGCCAGAGCATGCCATCCTGCAACGACAGAACCGTGTCTTCCTGACACCTTCACATGGTGGCAGCTTCCTCTCTTCTCGTCAGCCAGTGGGGACAGACAGCGTCTTCAAAGTCAAAAGTCATGTTTATAGCCTGGAAGGGCAAGACTGCCAGTACAACCTGATGTTTGGTCCTGATCTACGGAAGAAT GTGTTAAAGCTCATGCAGATTATCGCCCAAGCCCGACAGACAGCTAAACGGATATCAGATCATTCCACTGAAATGGCTGCAAACAACTCTTTTCTCTCATGGTTTGGCGTTGGCTCTTCAGATCATAACAACACCTTTACCGGAGGAGAGATGGACGATATGGGAGAGGGTATGAGGAAAACTCATGAGTTCCTGGACAAAGCCCTGGACTACCTGTGTCAGATATTCCGG TTGAATGCAGGGCAGCTGTCTCAGCTGATGGACAATGTGGCATCTGTAGATGATGAAGGGGCATCTAAACAACTGCCAGACTGCATCCCAAGTGAAAATGGCCTTGTTTTAACAGACCTGGGCAGGTTGCAG aTCATCAATGGTCTTCGCAGATTTGAAATTGAATATCATGGAGATCCAGAGCTTCAGCCTATCAGGAgttatgaaaatgcttttttggTTCGACTGATGTTTCAGATCTCATCCTTTATTAATGCAAGA TTTGGAGACCACATGGAGGCGCTGTGTTCTCGACAGGACCTCCTGGGCAGTATAGGACGACACTACCTGAGCAGTTCCTCAAAAGTGGCAGAGCAACGGTGGAAGAGTCCGGTGACGCGGCGGATGAGGGATCATCCTCAGCGAGCCCGTCTCAGCTTGCGGGTGCTGGCGGCCTGTTGTAGCACTCTTCTTATTCTTCTTGTT TATGTGTTGTTTTTgctattgtgtttttgtgctctCTCCAGCACTGGACTTGTTCTCATCGTCAGCTTTCTATATGAGCTCCTGTtgaatttctttcataaaaaactAAAGACTCAGTAA
- the LOC109060621 gene encoding coiled-coil domain-containing protein 74B-like isoform X1 — MDTRVASLQRNIDFLQKQHKETLEKLHGEIDILKRENKELQYKLIMELPKSSSKGSSRRICKHTDSNEIQRDRKNYVEQTLEETCSPHATEISSHLQCRETRSNFLTTDRTDNPSEAKAGFITSLQPLMIQCRPSQAPRPPSLQECELLIRQLYNANTLQSQEIQRVKAALKDIVFNKKITAENYILTKAYLHGKRADESDTFPQISLQTLPKGLPVSQASKAEKVILPALKQPLNNIADRHRRARAVQRRRLQRTMC; from the exons ATGGATACACGCGTAGCTTCGCTGCAAAGGAATATTGACTTCTTACAAAAGCAGCATAAAGAAACTCTGGAGAAATTACACGgtgaaatagatattttaaaacgGGAAAATAAAG AGCTGCAGTATAAGCTGATAATGGAGCTTCCAAAGTCGAGCAGTAAAG GATCCAGCCGGAGAATCTGTAAGCACACAGACAGCAACGAGatccagagagacagaaagaactaTGTGGAACAGACTTTGGAGGAAACCTGCTCACCACACGCCACAGAGATCAG CAGTCATTTACAATGTAGAGAAACCAGATCAAATTTCCTCACCACCGACAGAACAGACAATCCTTCAGAAGCCAAAGCAGGGTTCATCACTTCTCTACAGCCTCTGATGATCCAGTGTCGTCCATCTCAGGCCCCTCGACCTCCCTCCCTACAGGAATGTGAGCTCCTCATTCGTCAGCTGTACAACGCTAACACCCTGCAGTCCCAGGAG ATCCAACGTGTGAAAGCCGCTCTCAAAGACATTGTATTCAACAAGAAAATAACTGCAGAGAATTACATTTTGACCAAGGCATATCTTCATGGTAAAag AGCTGACGAATCAGACACATTTCCTCAGATTTCTCTCCAAACACTGCCTAAAGGACT ACCTGTGTCTCAGGCTAGTAAAGCAGAGAAAGTGATCCTCCCTGCCCTCAAACAGCCCCTCAATAACATAGCAGACAGACACAGGAGGGCTCGGGCTGTGCAGAGACGTCGTCTACAGAGGACTATGTGCTGA
- the LOC109060621 gene encoding uncharacterized protein LOC109060621 isoform X3 codes for MDTRVASLQRNIDFLQKQHKETLEKLHGEIDILKRENKGSSRRICKHTDSNEIQRDRKNYVEQTLEETCSPHATEISSHLQCRETRSNFLTTDRTDNPSEAKAGFITSLQPLMIQCRPSQAPRPPSLQECELLIRQLYNANTLQSQEIQRVKAALKDIVFNKKITAENYILTKAYLHGKRADESDTFPQISLQTLPKGLPVSQASKAEKVILPALKQPLNNIADRHRRARAVQRRRLQRTMC; via the exons ATGGATACACGCGTAGCTTCGCTGCAAAGGAATATTGACTTCTTACAAAAGCAGCATAAAGAAACTCTGGAGAAATTACACGgtgaaatagatattttaaaacgGGAAAATAAAG GATCCAGCCGGAGAATCTGTAAGCACACAGACAGCAACGAGatccagagagacagaaagaactaTGTGGAACAGACTTTGGAGGAAACCTGCTCACCACACGCCACAGAGATCAG CAGTCATTTACAATGTAGAGAAACCAGATCAAATTTCCTCACCACCGACAGAACAGACAATCCTTCAGAAGCCAAAGCAGGGTTCATCACTTCTCTACAGCCTCTGATGATCCAGTGTCGTCCATCTCAGGCCCCTCGACCTCCCTCCCTACAGGAATGTGAGCTCCTCATTCGTCAGCTGTACAACGCTAACACCCTGCAGTCCCAGGAG ATCCAACGTGTGAAAGCCGCTCTCAAAGACATTGTATTCAACAAGAAAATAACTGCAGAGAATTACATTTTGACCAAGGCATATCTTCATGGTAAAag AGCTGACGAATCAGACACATTTCCTCAGATTTCTCTCCAAACACTGCCTAAAGGACT ACCTGTGTCTCAGGCTAGTAAAGCAGAGAAAGTGATCCTCCCTGCCCTCAAACAGCCCCTCAATAACATAGCAGACAGACACAGGAGGGCTCGGGCTGTGCAGAGACGTCGTCTACAGAGGACTATGTGCTGA
- the LOC109060621 gene encoding coiled-coil domain-containing protein 74B-like isoform X2: MDTRVASLQRNIDFLQKQHKETLEKLHGEIDILKRENKELQYKLIMELPKSSSKGSSRRICKHTDSNEIQRDRKNYVEQTLEETCSPHATEISHLQCRETRSNFLTTDRTDNPSEAKAGFITSLQPLMIQCRPSQAPRPPSLQECELLIRQLYNANTLQSQEIQRVKAALKDIVFNKKITAENYILTKAYLHGKRADESDTFPQISLQTLPKGLPVSQASKAEKVILPALKQPLNNIADRHRRARAVQRRRLQRTMC, encoded by the exons ATGGATACACGCGTAGCTTCGCTGCAAAGGAATATTGACTTCTTACAAAAGCAGCATAAAGAAACTCTGGAGAAATTACACGgtgaaatagatattttaaaacgGGAAAATAAAG AGCTGCAGTATAAGCTGATAATGGAGCTTCCAAAGTCGAGCAGTAAAG GATCCAGCCGGAGAATCTGTAAGCACACAGACAGCAACGAGatccagagagacagaaagaactaTGTGGAACAGACTTTGGAGGAAACCTGCTCACCACACGCCACAGAGATCAG TCATTTACAATGTAGAGAAACCAGATCAAATTTCCTCACCACCGACAGAACAGACAATCCTTCAGAAGCCAAAGCAGGGTTCATCACTTCTCTACAGCCTCTGATGATCCAGTGTCGTCCATCTCAGGCCCCTCGACCTCCCTCCCTACAGGAATGTGAGCTCCTCATTCGTCAGCTGTACAACGCTAACACCCTGCAGTCCCAGGAG ATCCAACGTGTGAAAGCCGCTCTCAAAGACATTGTATTCAACAAGAAAATAACTGCAGAGAATTACATTTTGACCAAGGCATATCTTCATGGTAAAag AGCTGACGAATCAGACACATTTCCTCAGATTTCTCTCCAAACACTGCCTAAAGGACT ACCTGTGTCTCAGGCTAGTAAAGCAGAGAAAGTGATCCTCCCTGCCCTCAAACAGCCCCTCAATAACATAGCAGACAGACACAGGAGGGCTCGGGCTGTGCAGAGACGTCGTCTACAGAGGACTATGTGCTGA